One genomic segment of Pseudomonas chlororaphis subsp. aurantiaca includes these proteins:
- a CDS encoding ribonucleoside-diphosphate reductase subunit alpha, with product MQTDTTRENPQAKAPQAADSNLDLSATAPGQLRVIKRNGTVVPYTDDKITVAITKAFLAVEGGTAAASSRIHDTVARLTEQVTATFKRRMPSGGTIHIEEIQDQVELALMRAGEQKVARDYVIYRDSRAKERATRTPSEEPVQAHPSIRVTRTDGSFAPLDMGRLNTIVTEACEGLEEVDGDLIQRETLKNLYDGVALKDVNTALVMTARTLVEREPNYSFVTARLLMDTLRAEGLSFLEVAESATHHEMADLYAKALPAYVAKGIEFELLNPVLADFDLEKLGKAINHERDQQFTYLGLQTLYDRYFIHKDGVRFELPQIFFMRVAMGLAIEEKQREDRAIEFYNLLSSFDYMASTPTLFNAGTLRPQLSSCYLTTVPDDLSGIYGAIHDNAMLSKFAGGLGNDWTPVRALGSYIKGTNGKSQGVVPFLKVVNDTAVAVNQGGKRKGAVCAYLETWHMDIEEFIELRKNTGDDRRRTHDMNTANWIPDLFMKRVFDDGKWTLFSPSEVPDLHDLTGKAFEERYEYYEALCEYGKIKLFKTIQAKDLWRKMLSMLFETGHPWLTFKDPCNLRSPQQHVGVVHSSNLCTEITLNTNKDEIAVCNLGSINLPNHIVDGKLDTAKLQRTVNTAVRMLDNVIDINYYSVPQAKNSNFKHRPVGLGIMGFQDALYLQHIPYGSDAAVEFADKSMEAVSFYAIQASCDLADERGAYETFQGSLWSKGILPLDSQQILIEARGQKYIDVDLNETLDWAPVRARVQKGIRNSNIMAIAPTATIANITGVSQSIEPTYQNLYVKSNLSGEFTVINPYLVRDLKARGLWDSVMINDLKYYDGSVQQIERIPQELKELYATAFEVETKWIVDAASRRQKWIDQAQSLNLYIAGASGKKLDVTYRMAWYRGLKTTYYLRALAATSTEKSTINTGKLNAVSSGGNHGDDSVLAAPAGPAPVPKACAIDEPDCEACQ from the coding sequence ATGCAAACCGACACAACTCGCGAGAACCCGCAGGCCAAAGCGCCGCAGGCTGCCGATTCCAACCTGGATCTGTCTGCCACCGCGCCTGGCCAACTGCGAGTGATCAAGCGTAACGGCACTGTCGTTCCTTACACCGATGACAAAATCACCGTCGCCATCACCAAAGCGTTTCTCGCAGTTGAAGGCGGCACCGCTGCCGCTTCGTCGCGAATCCACGACACCGTCGCTCGCCTGACCGAGCAGGTCACCGCCACCTTCAAGCGTCGCATGCCTTCGGGCGGCACCATCCACATCGAAGAAATCCAGGACCAGGTCGAACTGGCCCTGATGCGTGCCGGCGAGCAGAAAGTTGCCCGCGACTACGTGATCTACCGTGACTCGCGCGCCAAGGAGCGCGCCACCCGCACGCCAAGCGAAGAGCCGGTGCAGGCTCACCCGTCGATCCGCGTCACCCGCACCGACGGCAGCTTCGCGCCTCTGGACATGGGCCGCCTGAACACCATCGTCACCGAAGCCTGCGAAGGCCTGGAAGAAGTCGACGGCGACCTGATCCAGCGCGAAACCCTGAAGAACCTCTACGACGGCGTAGCGCTCAAGGACGTCAACACCGCCCTGGTGATGACCGCCCGCACCCTGGTAGAGCGTGAGCCGAACTACTCGTTCGTGACTGCCCGCCTGCTGATGGACACCCTGCGCGCCGAAGGCCTGAGCTTCCTGGAAGTGGCCGAGAGCGCCACTCACCACGAGATGGCCGACCTGTACGCCAAGGCACTGCCGGCCTACGTCGCCAAAGGCATCGAGTTCGAACTGCTGAACCCTGTGCTGGCCGACTTCGACCTGGAAAAACTCGGCAAGGCGATCAACCACGAGCGCGACCAGCAGTTCACCTACCTGGGCCTGCAGACCCTGTACGACCGCTACTTCATCCACAAGGACGGCGTGCGTTTCGAACTGCCGCAGATCTTCTTCATGCGCGTGGCCATGGGCCTGGCGATCGAAGAGAAGCAGAGAGAAGACCGTGCCATCGAGTTCTACAACCTGCTGTCGTCCTTCGACTACATGGCTTCGACTCCGACCCTGTTCAACGCCGGCACCCTGCGCCCACAACTGTCGAGCTGCTACCTGACCACCGTGCCGGACGACCTGTCGGGCATCTACGGCGCCATCCACGACAACGCCATGCTGTCGAAATTCGCCGGTGGCCTGGGCAACGACTGGACTCCAGTGCGCGCGCTGGGTTCCTACATCAAGGGCACCAACGGTAAATCCCAGGGCGTCGTGCCGTTCCTGAAAGTGGTAAACGACACCGCCGTAGCCGTGAACCAGGGTGGCAAGCGCAAAGGCGCTGTATGTGCCTACCTGGAAACCTGGCACATGGACATCGAAGAGTTCATCGAGCTGCGCAAGAACACCGGTGACGATCGTCGTCGTACCCACGACATGAACACCGCCAACTGGATCCCTGACCTGTTCATGAAGCGCGTCTTCGACGACGGCAAGTGGACCCTGTTCTCGCCATCGGAAGTGCCGGACCTGCACGACCTGACCGGCAAGGCCTTCGAAGAGCGCTACGAGTACTACGAAGCCCTGTGCGAATACGGCAAGATCAAGCTGTTCAAGACCATCCAGGCCAAAGACCTGTGGCGTAAGATGCTGTCCATGCTGTTCGAAACCGGCCACCCTTGGCTGACCTTCAAGGACCCATGCAACCTGCGCAGCCCGCAGCAGCACGTGGGCGTGGTCCACAGCTCGAACCTGTGCACCGAGATCACCTTGAACACCAACAAGGACGAGATCGCCGTTTGCAACCTGGGCTCGATCAACCTGCCGAACCACATCGTCGACGGCAAGCTGGACACCGCCAAGCTGCAACGCACCGTGAACACCGCTGTGCGCATGCTCGATAACGTGATCGACATCAACTACTACTCGGTACCGCAGGCGAAGAACTCCAACTTCAAGCACCGTCCGGTCGGCCTGGGGATCATGGGCTTCCAAGACGCGCTGTACCTGCAGCACATCCCTTACGGTTCCGATGCTGCCGTCGAATTCGCCGACAAGTCCATGGAAGCGGTGAGCTTCTACGCGATCCAGGCTTCCTGCGACCTGGCCGACGAGCGTGGCGCCTACGAGACGTTCCAGGGTTCGCTGTGGTCCAAAGGCATCCTGCCGCTGGATTCGCAACAGATCCTGATCGAAGCCCGTGGCCAGAAGTACATCGATGTCGACCTGAACGAAACCCTGGACTGGGCACCGGTGCGCGCCCGTGTACAGAAAGGCATTCGTAACTCCAACATCATGGCCATCGCTCCGACCGCGACCATCGCCAACATCACCGGCGTGTCGCAGTCGATCGAACCGACCTACCAGAACCTGTATGTGAAATCGAACCTGTCGGGCGAATTCACCGTGATCAACCCGTACCTGGTTCGCGACCTCAAGGCTCGTGGCCTGTGGGACTCGGTCATGATCAACGACCTGAAGTACTACGACGGTTCCGTGCAGCAGATCGAGCGTATCCCGCAAGAACTCAAGGAGCTCTACGCGACCGCCTTCGAAGTGGAAACCAAGTGGATCGTCGACGCCGCCAGCCGTCGCCAGAAGTGGATCGACCAGGCTCAGTCGCTGAACCTGTACATCGCCGGCGCTTCGGGCAAGAAGCTCGACGTGACCTACCGCATGGCCTGGTACCGTGGCCTGAAAACCACTTACTACCTCCGTGCCCTGGCCGCGACCAGCACCGAGAAGTCGACCATCAACACCGGCAAGCTGAACGCTGTTTCCAGCGGCGGCAACCACGGTGACGACTCGGTCCTGGCCGCTCCGGCCGGTCCTGCCCCAGTACCGAAGGCTTGCGCCATCGACGAGCCGGATTGCGAAGCTTGTCAATAA
- the flgE gene encoding flagellar hook protein FlgE: MSFNIGLSGLYAANKQLDVTGNNIANVATTGFKSSRAEFADVYSATKLGTGSKTVGNGVRLANVSQQFGQGDVNNTGNVLDMGIQGSGFFVLSDNGSLTYTRAGTFKTDKDGYITNTDGTARLQGYAVDANGKIVNGVLTDLRIDTSNLSPKPTSSVSSTINLNSTAPIIDQSVTGFAFDPTKVETYTKQFSTPIYDSQGNEHKLDQYMVKTGANTWKTYTLVNGRNLDGSAPTTTGATAPVASTMNFDSAGKLVSVITPPATTPNPGNNLTLTGWVPGTVTNGVWKANDASANAGGVTISMTSTTQFNADTARSLPVQDGYATGQITNLTIDGTGTLFANFSNSQNKAIGQISLASFTNEQGLQPVGGTSWRETYASGVPGYDAPETGTLGSIVSNSLEESNVNLTNELVDLIKAQSNYQANAKTISTQSTIMQTIIQMT; the protein is encoded by the coding sequence ATGTCTTTTAATATCGGCCTTAGCGGTCTCTATGCTGCCAACAAGCAACTGGATGTGACCGGCAACAACATCGCCAACGTGGCGACCACCGGCTTCAAATCGTCGCGTGCCGAATTCGCCGACGTCTACTCGGCCACCAAGCTGGGCACCGGCAGCAAGACCGTGGGTAACGGCGTGCGTCTGGCCAACGTTTCCCAGCAGTTCGGCCAGGGCGACGTGAACAACACCGGCAACGTACTGGACATGGGTATCCAGGGTTCGGGTTTCTTCGTGCTGAGCGACAACGGCTCGCTGACCTACACCCGCGCCGGTACCTTCAAGACCGACAAGGACGGCTATATCACCAACACCGATGGCACTGCCCGCCTGCAAGGTTATGCGGTCGATGCCAATGGCAAGATCGTCAACGGCGTGCTGACCGACCTGCGCATCGACACCTCGAACCTGTCGCCGAAGCCCACCAGCTCGGTGTCCTCGACCATCAACCTGAACTCCACCGCGCCGATCATCGACCAGAGCGTGACAGGGTTTGCCTTCGATCCGACCAAGGTGGAAACCTACACCAAGCAGTTCAGCACACCGATCTATGACAGCCAGGGCAACGAGCACAAGCTGGACCAGTACATGGTGAAAACCGGTGCCAACACCTGGAAGACCTACACCCTGGTCAATGGTCGTAACCTCGATGGTTCCGCTCCGACCACCACCGGTGCTACCGCTCCAGTCGCATCGACCATGAATTTCGACTCCGCCGGCAAACTGGTTTCGGTCATCACGCCGCCTGCCACTACGCCTAATCCGGGCAACAACCTGACCCTGACGGGCTGGGTGCCTGGCACTGTGACCAATGGCGTGTGGAAGGCCAACGATGCCAGCGCCAATGCCGGCGGCGTGACCATCTCCATGACCAGCACCACGCAGTTCAACGCCGATACCGCGCGTTCGCTGCCGGTGCAGGACGGCTATGCCACTGGCCAGATCACCAACCTGACCATCGACGGCACCGGTACCCTGTTCGCCAACTTCAGCAACAGCCAGAACAAGGCAATCGGCCAGATCTCCCTGGCCAGCTTCACCAACGAACAAGGCCTGCAGCCGGTAGGCGGCACCAGCTGGAGAGAAACCTACGCTTCGGGCGTACCAGGCTACGATGCTCCCGAAACCGGCACCCTGGGTTCGATCGTGTCCAACTCCCTGGAAGAGTCGAACGTCAACCTGACCAACGAACTCGTGGACCTGATCAAGGCCCAGAGCAACTACCAGGCGAACGCCAAGACCATCTCCACCCAGAGCACCATCATGCAGACCATTATTCAGATGACCTGA
- the flgD gene encoding flagellar hook assembly protein FlgD — translation MSVSDSTSGLTLKEILANSSKKTPTTSNDGLAAATNSVKGKNELGKDAFLKLLVTQLKNQNPLDPQDNSEFVAQLAQFSTLEGITTLNTSVNSITGSYKSSQALQASSLVGRSVIVQTGATQVDTTKSMTGSVTVPTGVSGVTVTITDKDGKAVKTLDLGSQKAGSTSFVWDGTKTDGTKADPGNYTFKASTTIDGKATDLVTYLPATVNSVTISQTGGELMLNLAGLSSPVALSKVQTIGI, via the coding sequence ATGAGTGTTTCCGATAGCACCAGTGGCCTGACGCTCAAGGAGATCCTTGCGAACTCCTCGAAGAAGACCCCGACCACTAGCAATGATGGCCTGGCGGCGGCCACCAACAGCGTCAAGGGTAAAAATGAGCTGGGCAAGGACGCGTTCCTGAAGCTGCTGGTGACCCAACTGAAAAACCAGAACCCGCTGGACCCGCAGGACAACAGCGAGTTCGTTGCCCAGTTGGCGCAGTTCTCCACCCTGGAAGGGATCACCACCCTCAATACCTCGGTGAACTCCATCACTGGCAGCTACAAGTCGTCCCAGGCCCTGCAGGCTTCGTCCCTGGTGGGGCGTTCGGTGATCGTCCAGACCGGTGCCACCCAGGTCGATACCACCAAGAGCATGACTGGTTCGGTGACTGTGCCTACCGGCGTCAGCGGTGTCACCGTGACCATCACCGACAAGGATGGCAAGGCGGTCAAGACCCTCGACCTGGGCAGTCAGAAGGCCGGCAGCACCAGCTTTGTCTGGGACGGCACCAAGACCGACGGCACCAAGGCCGATCCGGGCAACTACACCTTCAAGGCCAGCACAACGATCGATGGCAAGGCGACCGACCTGGTCACTTACCTGCCGGCGACGGTCAACAGCGTCACCATCAGCCAGACCGGCGGTGAGCTGATGTTGAATCTCGCAGGACTGAGCAGCCCCGTGGCGCTCTCCAAAGTTCAAACCATTGGTATCTAG
- the flgC gene encoding flagellar basal body rod protein FlgC, with protein MSLASVFNIAGSGMSAQTTRLNTVASNIANAETVSSSIDQTYRARHPVFATMFQGAQSGGSQSLFQNQDAAGQGVQVLGVVEDQSNLEARYEPNHPAADAKGYVYYPNVNVVEEMADMISASRSFQTNAEMMNTAKTMMQKVLTLGQ; from the coding sequence ATGTCCCTCGCCAGTGTTTTCAATATTGCCGGTAGTGGCATGAGTGCCCAGACCACTCGCTTGAACACCGTCGCCAGTAACATCGCCAACGCCGAGACAGTCTCCTCGAGCATCGACCAGACCTACCGTGCGCGCCACCCGGTGTTCGCCACCATGTTCCAGGGCGCGCAAAGCGGCGGCAGCCAGTCGCTGTTCCAGAATCAGGACGCGGCCGGTCAGGGCGTTCAGGTGCTGGGTGTGGTCGAGGACCAGAGCAACCTCGAGGCGCGTTACGAGCCTAACCATCCGGCCGCCGACGCCAAGGGGTATGTCTACTACCCCAACGTCAACGTGGTGGAAGAAATGGCCGACATGATTTCCGCCAGCCGCTCGTTCCAGACCAACGCGGAAATGATGAACACCGCCAAAACCATGATGCAGAAGGTCCTGACCCTCGGTCAGTGA
- the flgB gene encoding flagellar basal body rod protein FlgB, producing the protein MSISFDKALGIHEQALGFRAKRAEVLANNIANADTPNYKARDLDFSAVLAEQNEKAKSGTFALNMTNSRHIEAEGLSSGDESLLYRTPMQPSIDQNTVDAQLEQSNYAENSVNFQASFTLLNSKFKGLVSALRGE; encoded by the coding sequence ATGAGCATCAGCTTCGATAAAGCGCTCGGCATTCATGAACAAGCCCTTGGCTTTCGCGCCAAGCGTGCCGAGGTGCTGGCCAACAACATCGCCAACGCCGACACCCCGAACTACAAGGCTCGGGATCTGGACTTCTCCGCCGTGCTCGCCGAGCAGAACGAGAAAGCCAAGAGCGGCACCTTTGCCCTGAACATGACCAACAGCCGGCACATCGAAGCTGAAGGCCTGAGCAGCGGCGACGAATCGCTGCTGTATCGCACGCCGATGCAGCCATCGATCGACCAGAACACCGTGGATGCCCAACTGGAACAGTCGAACTACGCCGAGAACTCGGTGAACTTCCAGGCCAGCTTCACGCTGCTCAACAGCAAATTCAAAGGGCTGGTGTCAGCCCTGCGCGGAGAGTAA
- the cheR gene encoding protein-glutamate O-methyltransferase CheR, with product MSTGNLDFEQFRVFLEKACGILLGENKQYLVSSRLNKLMEQQGIKSLGELVQRIQSQPRSGLREMVVDAMTTNETLWFRDTYPFEVLKNKVLPEAIKASPNQRLRIWSAACSSGQEPYSLSMSIDEFEKANMGQLKMGVQIVATDLSGTMLNNCKTGEYDSLAIGRGLSADRLQRYFDPKGPGRWVVKAPIKSRVEFRSFNLLDSYASLGKFDVVFCRNVLIYFSAEVKKDILMRIHSTLKPGGYLFLGASEALNGLPDHYQMVQCSPGIIYQAK from the coding sequence TTGTCTACGGGTAATTTGGATTTCGAACAGTTCCGGGTGTTCCTGGAAAAAGCCTGTGGGATCTTGCTGGGCGAGAACAAGCAATATCTGGTGTCGAGCCGTCTCAACAAACTGATGGAACAGCAAGGCATCAAATCCCTCGGGGAGCTGGTTCAGCGCATCCAGAGCCAGCCGCGCAGCGGTTTGCGAGAGATGGTGGTCGACGCCATGACCACCAACGAGACCCTGTGGTTTCGCGATACCTATCCATTCGAGGTATTGAAGAACAAGGTCCTGCCGGAGGCGATCAAGGCCAGTCCCAACCAGCGCTTGCGCATCTGGTCGGCAGCCTGTTCCTCGGGCCAGGAGCCCTATTCGTTGTCCATGTCGATCGACGAGTTCGAGAAGGCCAACATGGGGCAACTGAAGATGGGGGTGCAGATCGTTGCCACCGACCTGTCCGGGACCATGTTGAACAACTGCAAGACTGGCGAGTACGACAGCCTGGCGATCGGTCGCGGTTTGTCGGCCGACCGCCTGCAGCGCTATTTCGATCCCAAGGGGCCGGGGCGCTGGGTGGTCAAGGCGCCGATCAAGAGCCGCGTCGAGTTCCGCTCGTTCAACCTGCTGGACAGCTATGCCAGCCTGGGCAAATTCGACGTCGTGTTCTGCCGCAATGTGCTGATCTACTTCTCCGCCGAGGTGAAGAAGGACATCCTGATGCGCATTCACAGCACCCTGAAACCGGGTGGTTACCTGTTTCTCGGGGCATCCGAAGCGCTCAATGGATTGCCCGACCACTATCAGATGGTCCAGTGCAGCCCTGGGATCATTTACCAGGCGAAGTAA
- a CDS encoding chemotaxis protein CheV has translation MAGVMDSVNQRTQLVGQNRLELLLFRLDGQQLYGINVFKVREVLQCPKLTLMPKSSPVVCGVANIRGATIPILDLAMATGSGGLQDLSNPFVIITEYNTKTQGFLVRSVERIVNMNWEEIHPPPKGTGRDHYLTAVTRVDNQLVEIIDVEKVLAEVAPTPETISVGVVDVETQHKAVSLRVLTVDDSSVARKQVTRCLQTVGVEVVALNDGRQALDYLRKLVDEGKKPEEEFLMMISDIEMPEMDGYTLTAEIRNDPRMQKLHIILHTSLSGVFNQAMVKKVGADDFLAKFRPDDLASRVVDRIKAADNS, from the coding sequence ATGGCTGGTGTAATGGATTCGGTTAACCAGCGCACGCAACTGGTAGGGCAGAATCGTCTTGAGCTGCTGTTGTTCCGTCTCGATGGGCAGCAGCTCTATGGGATCAACGTGTTCAAGGTTCGGGAGGTGCTGCAATGCCCCAAACTGACGTTGATGCCCAAATCCAGTCCTGTGGTGTGCGGTGTCGCGAATATTCGAGGGGCGACCATTCCGATCCTGGACCTGGCGATGGCCACCGGTTCAGGCGGGTTGCAGGATCTGAGCAACCCCTTTGTCATCATCACTGAATACAACACCAAGACCCAGGGGTTTCTGGTGCGGTCGGTCGAGCGCATCGTCAACATGAACTGGGAGGAGATCCATCCGCCACCCAAGGGGACGGGGCGCGATCATTACCTGACGGCGGTGACGCGGGTCGACAATCAGTTGGTGGAAATCATCGACGTCGAGAAGGTGCTGGCCGAGGTCGCGCCGACACCCGAGACCATTTCGGTGGGCGTGGTGGATGTCGAGACTCAGCACAAGGCTGTTTCGCTGCGGGTGCTGACGGTCGATGACTCGTCGGTGGCGCGCAAGCAGGTCACGCGTTGCCTGCAGACCGTGGGGGTCGAGGTGGTGGCCCTTAATGACGGTCGACAGGCGCTGGATTACCTGCGCAAGCTGGTCGACGAGGGCAAGAAACCTGAAGAAGAGTTTCTGATGATGATCTCCGACATCGAGATGCCGGAGATGGACGGCTACACCCTCACGGCCGAAATACGCAACGATCCACGCATGCAAAAGCTGCACATCATCCTGCATACTTCGTTGTCAGGTGTATTCAATCAGGCGATGGTGAAGAAGGTCGGTGCCGATGACTTCCTTGCCAAGTTTCGTCCTGATGACCTGGCATCCCGGGTTGTCGACCGGATCAAAGCAGCAGATAACAGCTAG
- the flgA gene encoding flagellar basal body P-ring formation chaperone FlgA → MNAKTTFSRRRTSNYRRLLCGLSALFFLNPGHPAVADSVTLPDLLIGVTQGFLEFTVEDYLATSQTPGRYEIQVNQLDPRLRMPHCDKELTATLESPAQPLGRVTVRVRCDGVSPWTVFVPAQVKLFREVVTTTRPLKRAGIISPEDVMLRERDIGQINQGYLTSVDQAIGQKLVRPMVADQLVTLVHLEQAEVVRKGDQVVISARSGTLNVKMPGEALSNGGMSEQIRVKNLNSQRVIKARITAPGQVEVAM, encoded by the coding sequence ATGAACGCCAAAACGACATTTTCCCGACGCCGGACATCAAACTACCGCAGATTGCTGTGTGGGCTGTCGGCTTTGTTTTTTTTAAACCCTGGCCATCCTGCCGTTGCTGACTCGGTAACCCTGCCTGATCTACTTATCGGCGTCACTCAGGGGTTTCTTGAATTCACCGTAGAAGACTATTTAGCCACCAGTCAAACCCCGGGGCGCTACGAGATTCAGGTCAATCAGCTCGACCCGCGGCTGCGCATGCCGCACTGCGACAAGGAATTGACAGCGACCCTGGAAAGCCCGGCGCAACCGCTGGGACGCGTGACCGTTCGTGTCCGCTGCGACGGCGTCTCGCCCTGGACCGTGTTCGTGCCCGCCCAGGTCAAGCTGTTCCGCGAAGTGGTGACCACCACCCGGCCACTCAAGCGCGCCGGCATCATCAGCCCCGAAGACGTGATGCTGCGCGAGCGCGATATCGGCCAGATCAACCAGGGTTATCTGACCTCGGTGGACCAGGCCATCGGGCAGAAGCTTGTCCGCCCCATGGTCGCCGACCAGCTCGTCACCCTGGTTCACCTGGAACAGGCGGAAGTGGTGCGCAAGGGCGATCAGGTGGTGATCTCCGCCCGCAGTGGCACGCTGAACGTGAAAATGCCGGGTGAAGCCTTGTCCAATGGCGGCATGAGCGAGCAGATACGGGTCAAGAACCTCAATTCACAACGGGTCATCAAAGCGCGGATCACCGCGCCGGGACAGGTGGAAGTCGCCATGTAG
- the flgM gene encoding flagellar biosynthesis anti-sigma factor FlgM: MVIDFSRLNSSPSLTGSTRTSASKETGDADKSAPLNAPAEQASTSGESVHLSNEAQQLQKITDKLRDQPAVDNARVAELKQAIADGSYKVDSNRVASKLLNFESQR, from the coding sequence ATGGTCATCGATTTCAGCCGTTTAAACAGCTCTCCCTCACTCACCGGTAGCACGCGCACCAGCGCCAGCAAGGAAACCGGCGACGCCGACAAGTCCGCGCCGCTGAACGCTCCGGCCGAACAGGCCAGCACCAGCGGGGAGTCGGTACACCTCAGCAATGAGGCTCAACAGTTGCAGAAGATCACTGACAAGCTGCGCGACCAGCCTGCCGTCGACAACGCCCGCGTGGCCGAGTTGAAGCAAGCGATTGCCGATGGCAGCTATAAAGTCGACAGCAACCGTGTAGCCAGCAAACTGCTCAATTTCGAATCCCAGCGCTAG
- a CDS encoding flagella synthesis protein FlgN has protein sequence MHDTNLLQLITDDFVPAQQLLELLRTESLALHGRDMPLLEEILAQKQALIILLEQHGRKRSEILASLNLPASRAGLEQLAIHSSVGEQLLTQSDVLTQMLADCQAANELNGRSIQVQQATTANQLKILTGGEPPALYDARGSTAKLAKPRPLSQA, from the coding sequence ATGCACGACACTAATTTGCTGCAACTGATCACTGACGACTTTGTTCCAGCTCAACAATTGCTGGAATTGCTGCGCACCGAATCCCTCGCCCTGCACGGTCGCGACATGCCGCTGCTGGAAGAGATTCTTGCGCAGAAGCAAGCCCTGATCATTTTGCTCGAGCAGCATGGCCGCAAACGCAGCGAAATCCTTGCCAGCCTGAATCTTCCCGCCAGTCGCGCCGGCCTGGAACAACTGGCCATCCATTCTTCGGTTGGCGAGCAATTGTTAACCCAAAGCGACGTGCTGACCCAGATGCTTGCCGATTGCCAGGCGGCGAACGAACTCAACGGTCGCTCGATCCAGGTTCAACAGGCCACCACCGCCAATCAGTTGAAAATCCTCACCGGTGGCGAGCCTCCAGCCCTCTATGATGCCCGTGGCTCAACCGCCAAGCTTGCCAAGCCTCGCCCGCTTAGCCAGGCTTGA
- a CDS encoding flagellar brake protein, which yields MFNAVNAEDAPQPPKVLTTPLEINSTLRLLQDSHDPLIITFHERSQRFQSYLVEIDRDSNMIALDEMIPRDGERFMLAGEPFRVEGFHEGVRIAWESNGIPTIDESNGGRCYRGTLPDEVVYHQRRNAFRAALKLAQLVNIELGGEKLKAPIAGKLLDISATGCKLRFDGDISSRLQLGQVYERFIAALPFGSMTAPVELRYLHYEEKIDTTFAGVRFHNMSGLVQRQVERFVYQLQREARRFDKDDL from the coding sequence GTGTTCAATGCCGTAAACGCAGAAGATGCGCCGCAGCCACCCAAGGTGCTCACCACCCCCTTGGAAATCAACTCCACGCTGCGCTTGCTGCAAGACAGCCATGACCCGCTGATCATCACTTTCCACGAACGCAGCCAGCGCTTTCAAAGCTATCTGGTCGAGATCGATCGCGACAGCAACATGATCGCCCTGGACGAAATGATCCCCCGCGATGGCGAACGCTTCATGCTCGCCGGCGAGCCGTTTCGCGTCGAAGGTTTTCACGAGGGCGTGCGCATTGCCTGGGAAAGCAACGGCATCCCAACCATCGACGAGTCCAATGGCGGACGCTGCTACCGCGGCACCCTGCCGGACGAAGTGGTCTATCACCAGCGCCGCAATGCCTTTCGCGCGGCCCTGAAGCTGGCGCAACTGGTCAACATCGAGCTGGGTGGCGAAAAACTCAAGGCGCCGATCGCCGGCAAGCTGCTGGATATCTCCGCCACCGGCTGCAAGCTGCGCTTCGACGGTGACATCTCCAGCCGCCTGCAACTAGGCCAGGTCTACGAGCGTTTTATCGCCGCCCTGCCCTTCGGCAGCATGACCGCGCCAGTGGAACTGCGTTATCTGCACTACGAAGAGAAGATCGACACAACTTTCGCCGGCGTGCGCTTCCACAACATGAGCGGCCTGGTTCAACGCCAGGTCGAGCGCTTTGTCTATCAGTTGCAACGCGAAGCCCGACGCTTCGACAAAGACGACCTCTGA